The Verrucomicrobiota bacterium genome has a window encoding:
- a CDS encoding Gfo/Idh/MocA family oxidoreductase has protein sequence MKTFKTSRREFLKSSALAASALALPPSSYSAVLGANDRINFAVIGCGGMGTGHVNSLVKRSQIDNIVVRAVSDVYQRRVTRAKGICKGDGYLDYRKLLERKDLDAVLIATPDHWHAKISIDAMESGKHVYVEKPMTHTVEQAIELRDAVKRTGKTLQVGPNGTANDSYWQAHEAIKAGRIGKVTWAHGSYNRNARICLFNEHQKIDLTAGPDKTGEDYIDWDMWLGHQWGLAPKIPWTPEHFFRFRKYWPYNGGVATDLLYHKLAPLLIAIAGPNGEYPRRVNANGGLYVEKDGRDIPDMFMMTADYPNEWSIFLVSTLTNDAGLPDRIYGKHGTMELGGEPSLRWNGEFKEEFKAKNDGKEEVRLPIKQRRDLEGNFIDVLRGKDKLACNADLGCATMVAIKLAVESFRQSKTMLWDAHAEKVKTI, from the coding sequence ATGAAAACATTCAAAACCTCCCGCCGCGAATTCCTGAAATCCTCCGCTCTCGCCGCGAGCGCGCTGGCGTTGCCGCCCTCGTCCTATTCCGCCGTCCTCGGCGCGAACGATCGCATCAATTTCGCCGTCATCGGTTGCGGCGGCATGGGCACGGGCCACGTGAACAGCCTGGTCAAACGCAGCCAGATCGACAACATCGTCGTCCGCGCTGTGTCGGATGTCTATCAACGCCGTGTCACGCGCGCCAAAGGCATTTGCAAAGGGGACGGCTACCTGGATTACCGAAAGCTGCTTGAGCGAAAGGATCTCGATGCGGTTTTGATTGCGACGCCGGATCACTGGCACGCCAAGATTTCCATCGACGCCATGGAGTCCGGCAAGCATGTCTATGTCGAAAAGCCCATGACCCACACGGTCGAGCAAGCCATCGAGTTGCGCGACGCCGTCAAGCGCACCGGGAAAACTCTCCAGGTCGGCCCCAACGGCACGGCGAACGATTCCTACTGGCAAGCGCACGAGGCGATCAAAGCCGGGCGCATCGGCAAGGTCACCTGGGCGCACGGCAGTTACAATCGCAACGCCCGCATCTGCCTCTTCAACGAGCACCAGAAAATCGATCTCACCGCCGGACCGGACAAAACCGGCGAAGATTACATCGATTGGGACATGTGGCTCGGACACCAATGGGGCCTGGCCCCGAAGATTCCCTGGACGCCCGAACACTTCTTCCGTTTCCGCAAATACTGGCCGTACAATGGCGGCGTTGCGACTGACCTGCTTTATCACAAGCTCGCGCCGTTGCTCATCGCGATCGCCGGACCGAACGGCGAGTACCCGCGCCGCGTCAACGCCAACGGCGGGCTTTACGTGGAGAAGGACGGGCGCGACATCCCGGACATGTTCATGATGACGGCCGACTATCCCAATGAATGGTCGATCTTTCTCGTGAGCACGTTGACCAACGACGCCGGATTGCCCGACCGGATCTACGGCAAACACGGCACCATGGAACTCGGCGGCGAACCGTCCCTGCGCTGGAACGGCGAATTCAAAGAAGAATTCAAAGCGAAGAACGACGGCAAAGAGGAAGTCCGCCTGCCGATCAAACAGCGCCGCGATCTCGAAGGCAATTTCATCGACGTGCTCCGTGGCAAAGACAAGCTCGCCTGCAACGCCGACCTCGGCTGCGCCACCATGGTCGCGATCAAGCTGGCGGTCGAATCCTTCCGCCAGAGCAAGACGATGCTGTGGGATGCACACGCGGAGAAAGTGAAAACAATTTGA
- a CDS encoding DUF1080 domain-containing protein codes for MKYLPIFLLLLAATVQAADQKPKAETFLDPSKAGQDYLDQGEYRNDWGGIQVIALGAGNFRMVTYQGGFPGEGWNQEFKTETPGKREGRKIAFTGEDNYRAELAEGKITIHTANGGPYIMEKTERKSPTLGSKPPAGATVLFDGTSADAWADGHLDDRRLLQAGCKNKQSFGDFTAHLEFLLPFKPLGRGQDRGNSGVYLQDRYEVQVLDSFGLKGENDECGGIYSQARPSANLCYPPLTWQTYDIDFVAARFDETGKKTKNAIVTLKHNGVTIHDRLELKGPTPGGKKEDSSGGPLQLQGHGNPVFYRNIWVVPK; via the coding sequence ATGAAATATCTCCCGATTTTCCTTCTCCTGCTGGCGGCGACGGTTCAGGCAGCCGACCAAAAACCGAAAGCCGAAACCTTCCTCGACCCCTCCAAGGCCGGACAAGATTACCTCGATCAGGGCGAATACAGAAACGACTGGGGCGGCATTCAGGTCATTGCGCTGGGCGCGGGAAATTTCCGCATGGTCACTTACCAGGGCGGTTTCCCGGGCGAAGGCTGGAATCAGGAGTTCAAGACGGAAACCCCGGGCAAACGCGAAGGCCGCAAGATCGCCTTCACCGGCGAAGACAACTACCGCGCCGAGCTCGCGGAGGGCAAGATCACGATCCACACTGCCAACGGCGGGCCGTACATCATGGAAAAGACCGAACGCAAAAGCCCAACCCTTGGCTCCAAGCCGCCGGCGGGCGCCACAGTCCTGTTCGACGGCACGAGCGCCGACGCATGGGCCGACGGCCATTTGGATGACCGGCGCTTGCTTCAGGCCGGCTGCAAGAACAAGCAGAGTTTTGGCGACTTCACGGCGCACCTCGAATTTCTGCTTCCGTTCAAGCCACTCGGACGCGGCCAGGACCGGGGCAACAGCGGCGTCTATTTGCAGGATCGCTACGAAGTCCAGGTGCTCGATTCTTTCGGATTGAAAGGGGAGAACGACGAGTGCGGTGGCATCTACTCGCAAGCCAGGCCGTCCGCGAACCTGTGTTACCCGCCGCTCACGTGGCAGACTTACGATATCGACTTTGTGGCCGCGAGGTTTGACGAGACGGGCAAGAAAACCAAAAACGCCATCGTCACTCTCAAGCACAACGGCGTCACGATCCACGACCGCCTGGAATTGAAAGGGCCCACGCCCGGTGGAAAGAAGGAAGATTCCAGCGGCGGCCCCCTGCAACTCCAGGGACACGGCAACCCGGTTTTCTATCGGAATATCTGGGTCGTACCGAAGTAA
- a CDS encoding sulfatase: MKRPLLALLVAAATYSAAAADRPNVLWFVVDDMSANFSCYGEKLIQTPHVDRLAAEGTRFSRAFTTAPVCSPCRSALITGMYQTTIGAHHHRSGRGVEKIHLPEGVVPIPVLFQKAGYFTCIGSGLTNANRAGRPANRGGGLGKTDYNFEWDEKMYDSQDWSDRKAGQPFFMQVQLAGGKLRGGTDAAARQLLERATREFDSATDPDKVTLPPCYPRDPVQLRDWAAYLDTVRFTDRHVGQVLARLDKEGILEQTLILFMTDHGISHARGKQFLYDEGTHIPFVVRGPGIPKGRVRDDLIEHLDMAALSLAAAGIPLPRGMQARDVFAKDYRPRDAVFAARDRCDETVEHIRSVRTDRFLYISNFLPLRPHLQPNAYKDAKSIVKRLREMHAAGQLDDLQEKLLFSPTRPAEELYEWTTDRWQVKNLAADSSQAKTLAALRARLDRWMEETRDQGRQPEPEKMYDSDMAVYLGGRASKPNQENVTEKNIRLMKQWAKEGK; encoded by the coding sequence ATGAAACGGCCCCTCCTTGCTCTGCTGGTCGCCGCCGCCACTTACAGCGCTGCCGCGGCGGATCGCCCGAACGTTCTCTGGTTTGTCGTCGATGACATGTCTGCGAACTTTTCGTGCTACGGCGAGAAGCTCATTCAAACACCCCATGTGGATCGCCTGGCTGCCGAGGGAACGCGGTTCTCGCGCGCTTTCACGACCGCGCCGGTTTGTTCGCCCTGCCGTTCGGCGCTCATCACCGGGATGTATCAAACCACGATCGGCGCTCACCACCATCGCAGCGGACGCGGCGTGGAAAAAATCCATCTGCCTGAAGGCGTCGTGCCGATTCCGGTGCTGTTCCAGAAGGCCGGTTACTTCACCTGCATCGGCAGCGGTCTGACGAATGCCAATCGCGCCGGACGCCCGGCCAACCGCGGCGGCGGGCTCGGCAAGACCGATTACAACTTCGAGTGGGACGAGAAAATGTATGACAGCCAGGACTGGTCGGACCGCAAAGCAGGCCAGCCCTTCTTCATGCAAGTGCAACTGGCCGGCGGCAAATTGCGCGGCGGCACGGACGCGGCCGCCCGCCAACTCCTCGAACGCGCGACCCGGGAGTTCGACAGCGCGACTGATCCCGACAAGGTCACGCTCCCGCCCTGCTACCCGCGCGATCCCGTGCAACTTCGCGATTGGGCCGCGTATCTGGACACGGTTCGTTTCACCGACCGGCACGTCGGGCAAGTGCTCGCGCGGCTGGACAAGGAAGGCATTCTGGAGCAGACCCTCATTCTTTTCATGACCGACCACGGCATCAGCCACGCGCGGGGCAAGCAGTTCCTTTACGACGAGGGGACGCACATCCCGTTCGTCGTGCGCGGCCCTGGCATACCAAAAGGCCGCGTGCGCGACGATTTGATCGAGCACCTCGACATGGCTGCCCTGTCGCTGGCGGCGGCGGGAATTCCCCTGCCCAGGGGCATGCAAGCGCGCGACGTGTTCGCGAAGGATTACCGGCCGCGCGACGCCGTCTTTGCCGCTCGCGACCGGTGCGATGAGACCGTGGAACACATTCGCTCGGTGCGGACGGATCGATTCCTGTACATTTCCAACTTTCTCCCGCTTCGCCCGCATCTTCAGCCCAACGCTTACAAAGACGCCAAGAGCATCGTGAAACGTTTGCGCGAAATGCACGCCGCGGGTCAGCTTGATGATTTGCAGGAGAAACTTCTGTTCAGTCCGACACGTCCGGCGGAAGAACTCTACGAATGGACGACGGACCGCTGGCAGGTGAAGAATCTCGCGGCCGATTCGAGCCAGGCCAAGACGCTTGCGGCCTTGCGCGCGCGCCTGGATCGCTGGATGGAAGAAACCCGCGACCAGGGCCGCCAGCCTGAGCCTGAAAAAATGTACGACAGCGACATGGCGGTTTATCTGGGCGGACGAGCCAGCAAGCCGAACCAGGAAAACGTCACCGAGAAAAACATCCGCCTCATGAAACAGTGGGCGAAGGAGGGGAAGTGA
- a CDS encoding twin-arginine translocation signal domain-containing protein, whose translation MKTLLESNSCTSRRQFLKATAMGALASVVAPAFVRGANLNSRLQVASVGVNGMGFTDVSWIGSHKAVKFVGFCDVDTTRFGKADEAHPGVPHFQDFREMFSKLGGQFDAASVSTPDHMHAYIALDAMRRGKHVFCQKPLTHTVWESRQMRLQAEKSKVITQMGNQIHSHKEYRTAVELLRDGVIGKVKAVHSWVGVQGNNYSKLQAPPSPGPVPASLNWQVWVGTAPMRDYAPDVYHPFKWRDWQDFGSGALGDFGCHILDPIFTALDIREPMTVRAEHDGINQQVWPVSETVHYLFPGTRFTADGTLPVTWYDGGRQPDKSLAQMPESAKLPGSGSLIIGEEGNMVLPHVGMPQLYPVKKFRNFDIKAESQLIHWHVWVEGVLSGKKTSDGFDYAGPLAEAVQLGNVAARFPGQELKWDAKALRITNHAEASARLTKQYRQSWEIHAVA comes from the coding sequence ATGAAAACTCTCCTCGAATCCAATTCTTGCACCTCACGCCGGCAGTTTCTCAAAGCGACCGCAATGGGTGCTTTGGCTTCCGTCGTGGCGCCCGCTTTCGTGCGCGGCGCGAATCTCAACAGCCGGCTTCAGGTCGCCAGCGTCGGCGTCAACGGCATGGGCTTCACCGACGTGAGTTGGATCGGCTCGCACAAGGCCGTCAAGTTCGTGGGTTTTTGCGACGTGGACACCACGCGTTTTGGCAAAGCGGACGAGGCGCATCCCGGCGTGCCGCATTTCCAGGATTTCCGCGAAATGTTCTCCAAGCTCGGCGGCCAGTTCGATGCGGCCTCGGTTTCAACGCCCGACCACATGCACGCCTACATTGCGTTGGACGCGATGCGACGCGGCAAACACGTGTTTTGCCAGAAGCCGCTGACGCACACGGTGTGGGAGTCCCGGCAGATGCGCCTGCAAGCGGAGAAATCCAAAGTCATCACCCAGATGGGAAACCAGATTCATTCCCACAAAGAATACCGCACGGCGGTGGAGCTCCTGCGCGACGGCGTCATCGGCAAAGTCAAAGCGGTGCACTCGTGGGTCGGAGTCCAGGGAAACAACTACTCGAAGCTGCAAGCGCCGCCTTCGCCGGGGCCTGTTCCCGCGAGCTTGAATTGGCAAGTCTGGGTCGGCACGGCGCCGATGCGCGATTACGCGCCGGATGTTTATCATCCGTTCAAGTGGCGGGACTGGCAGGATTTCGGTTCCGGCGCGCTGGGGGATTTCGGCTGCCACATTCTCGATCCGATCTTCACCGCGTTGGATATCCGCGAACCGATGACCGTCCGGGCGGAACATGATGGGATCAATCAGCAAGTCTGGCCCGTTTCGGAAACCGTGCACTACCTGTTTCCGGGAACGCGCTTCACGGCGGACGGCACGTTGCCCGTGACCTGGTATGACGGCGGCCGGCAACCGGACAAATCCCTGGCGCAAATGCCGGAGTCCGCAAAACTGCCCGGCAGCGGATCGCTGATCATCGGCGAAGAAGGCAACATGGTCCTGCCTCACGTGGGTATGCCGCAACTTTACCCGGTCAAGAAATTCAGGAACTTCGACATCAAAGCAGAGTCGCAGCTCATCCACTGGCACGTGTGGGTCGAAGGCGTTCTCTCCGGCAAGAAGACCTCCGATGGCTTCGATTACGCAGGGCCGCTGGCGGAGGCCGTGCAACTGGGCAATGTGGCGGCCCGTTTCCCGGGGCAAGAGTTGAAATGGGACGCGAAAGCCTTGCGGATTACGAATCACGCTGAGGCCAGTGCGCGGCTGACCAAACAGTACCGGCAAAGCTGGGAAATCCACGCCGTCGCCTGA
- a CDS encoding GNAT family N-acetyltransferase, protein MEPLKHKIRLLLTFRPLTPERWPDLQALFGERGACGGCWCMTWRLKRADFLRQKGDGNKAAFRKIVKSGQVPGVLAYADGQAIGWCAVAPRKVYTFLERSRVLAPPDERPVWSVTCLFVAKPFRQAGVSSQLLRAAAEHASRHGARIVEGYPVVPRKSRMPDAFAWTGTLSAFRRAGFKEVARRSPTRPIMRIDV, encoded by the coding sequence ATGGAACCACTCAAACACAAAATTCGGTTGCTGCTGACGTTTCGGCCACTCACCCCTGAACGATGGCCTGACCTGCAAGCCTTGTTTGGCGAGCGCGGCGCGTGCGGCGGTTGCTGGTGCATGACGTGGCGGTTGAAACGCGCAGATTTTCTCCGGCAGAAAGGCGACGGCAACAAGGCGGCCTTCAGGAAAATCGTGAAGTCGGGCCAGGTGCCGGGCGTGCTGGCGTATGCGGACGGACAAGCCATTGGCTGGTGCGCCGTCGCCCCCCGGAAGGTTTATACTTTTCTGGAGCGGTCGCGTGTCCTGGCGCCCCCGGATGAAAGGCCCGTCTGGTCGGTGACCTGTCTGTTCGTCGCCAAACCGTTTCGACAGGCGGGCGTGAGCTCGCAATTGTTGAGAGCCGCTGCCGAACACGCCTCCCGTCACGGCGCGCGGATTGTTGAGGGTTATCCTGTCGTGCCTCGGAAAAGCCGAATGCCGGATGCCTTTGCCTGGACCGGGACCCTTTCCGCTTTTCGGCGCGCAGGCTTCAAGGAAGTTGCCAGACGTTCCCCCACACGGCCAATCATGAGGATCGACGTTTGA
- a CDS encoding DUF2851 family protein translates to MGDFTISVSRHGTRNAKDRAPARQRLGARQISAAFGPRSGKSGRTAAFRLLPRTLRSPALKRPKGHMPEDGFMGSCLGLGAMHMDHELVILHEFGADLEWFPLNSWSALDLRGRFMGRRSPANLAGVCQKSRQFTVDLRKPIIVFTLDFAREVAQKQGKVRLIPKNPYSRWRALVAASWTLQESADSSRVTERFLQSLWHHQRLQRDHLTTLDGESLRVLHPGFWNREAGPDFRDAVLKFGTAAPTQGDVEIDLHPHLWKSHGHNQNPAYRKVVLHVVWEGEPATPCALPTLALKPHLDAPLSDLSAWLGQNSLPRIPLDLFGKCAAPLRDLPIAQSEALLKQAAEVRLQAKAAQIQARAQQAGWEQSLWEGLFGALGYKHNVWPMRLLAEQLPSPATDTDRTAPSPVVWQARLLGLGGLLPTQLIGTAPQIDAYLRGLWDIWWREREAYSESILPRVAWRFNGLRPANHPQRRLALAAHWLASGDLPSRLEQWFAQSIADEKLSDSLLDVLQVKHDDLWSRHWTLRSSRMPQPQPLIGPQRVTDLAVNVILPWFWIRAVAGKSAELQARAEQRYFAWPRSEDNAVLRLARARLFGGQKVRWIKTASAQQGLLQIVRDFCDHSNALCDQCQFPELVRELGRGDSS, encoded by the coding sequence ATGGGTGACTTCACGATCTCGGTATCTCGCCACGGGACCAGGAACGCAAAAGATCGGGCTCCGGCGCGCCAGCGTCTTGGCGCGCGGCAGATCTCTGCCGCTTTTGGACCCCGATCCGGAAAAAGCGGGCGGACCGCAGCCTTTAGGCTGCTTCCGCGCACTCTCCGGAGTCCAGCGTTGAAGCGGCCTAAAGGCCACATGCCGGAAGACGGGTTCATGGGAAGTTGCCTTGGCCTCGGCGCCATGCACATGGACCATGAACTCGTGATCCTCCACGAATTCGGGGCGGACCTCGAATGGTTCCCCCTCAATTCGTGGTCCGCCCTGGATTTGCGGGGCCGGTTCATGGGAAGGAGGTCGCCGGCCAATTTAGCCGGCGTCTGCCAGAAATCGCGACAGTTCACCGTGGATTTGCGCAAGCCGATCATTGTATTCACGCTTGACTTTGCAAGAGAGGTCGCGCAAAAGCAAGGCAAGGTGCGGTTGATCCCCAAAAATCCTTACAGCCGTTGGCGCGCGCTCGTCGCGGCGTCGTGGACGTTGCAAGAGTCCGCCGATTCGTCCCGCGTCACGGAACGTTTCCTTCAGTCGCTCTGGCATCATCAGCGCTTGCAGCGCGATCATCTGACGACTTTGGACGGCGAGTCGCTCCGGGTTCTTCATCCGGGCTTCTGGAATCGCGAAGCCGGGCCGGATTTCCGGGACGCGGTGCTCAAGTTCGGGACGGCGGCGCCCACGCAGGGCGACGTGGAGATCGATTTGCACCCGCACCTCTGGAAAAGCCATGGCCACAATCAGAATCCGGCCTACCGGAAGGTCGTTCTCCATGTGGTTTGGGAAGGTGAGCCGGCCACGCCCTGTGCTTTGCCCACGCTCGCGTTGAAACCGCACCTGGATGCGCCTCTGTCCGACCTGAGCGCCTGGCTGGGCCAGAATTCGCTTCCTCGAATTCCACTCGATTTGTTTGGCAAGTGCGCGGCGCCGCTGCGGGATTTGCCCATCGCTCAAAGCGAGGCGTTGCTCAAGCAGGCAGCCGAAGTTCGATTGCAGGCCAAAGCCGCTCAGATCCAGGCGCGCGCTCAGCAGGCTGGCTGGGAACAATCGCTCTGGGAGGGCCTCTTCGGCGCCCTGGGCTACAAACACAATGTCTGGCCCATGCGGCTTCTGGCCGAGCAGTTGCCCTCGCCGGCCACTGACACGGACCGAACCGCTCCTTCACCGGTTGTCTGGCAGGCGCGGCTCCTTGGACTCGGAGGGCTTTTGCCAACGCAACTGATCGGAACCGCGCCGCAGATTGATGCGTATTTGCGGGGGCTTTGGGACATCTGGTGGCGCGAACGCGAAGCGTATTCCGAATCTATTCTGCCGCGCGTGGCCTGGCGATTCAACGGCTTGCGCCCCGCGAACCATCCCCAACGCCGGCTGGCCCTCGCCGCTCACTGGCTGGCCTCCGGCGATCTGCCTTCGCGACTGGAGCAATGGTTCGCGCAATCCATCGCTGACGAAAAACTTTCCGATTCGTTGTTGGATGTTCTTCAGGTCAAGCACGACGATCTCTGGTCGCGGCACTGGACCCTTCGATCTTCCCGCATGCCCCAACCGCAGCCGCTCATCGGACCGCAACGCGTCACCGACCTGGCCGTGAACGTGATTTTGCCGTGGTTTTGGATTCGGGCGGTGGCAGGAAAAAGCGCGGAGCTTCAGGCCCGGGCCGAGCAGCGATACTTTGCCTGGCCGAGGAGTGAAGACAATGCGGTCTTACGGTTGGCCCGGGCGCGCCTTTTCGGCGGGCAGAAAGTGCGGTGGATCAAAACCGCCTCGGCTCAGCAAGGGCTTCTCCAGATCGTCCGCGATTTTTGCGATCACTCCAACGCGCTGTGCGATCAGTGCCAGTTCCCGGAGTTAGTCCGCGAACTGGGGCGTGGTGACAGCTCGTAG
- a CDS encoding PDZ domain-containing protein, translated as MVHVHGAEAKATSHEPVFRHVAFRPLQRWTPESARKQPKGCGPPAFSGSGSKSGRDLPRAKTLARRSPIFCVPGPVARYRDREVTHATRGNLRLENPCVKLPTTLAALFMLGGVEHGSLEGRFASAATPSAPPDVRRDPVVNAIEEVMPSVVNISTETIVEIRDPFDQVFRDFFGPYWGRRSTRRQNSLGSGVIIDETGYVLTNMHVVRRANRITVTLADGRTFEAQNVVQTLKTDVALLQLLDTQGEKFKAIKFAPDDDLLLGETVLALGNPFGLGGSVSRGILSSKARRPSAEDESLDINDWLQTDAAINPGNSGGPLVNLRGELIGISVAVFREAQGIGFAIPVKRVAEALGEIFTPEFMRSLWFGGYFQSSAAGPTVSVVEAGSPAEKSGLRPGDRVLSVNDKTPRNLVEINRELMAAGDRRDVRLVVQRDQEKKTLQVRLVPEATFFNAELIQKRLGATLQHLTPALAGTMGFGQFQGFVVAEVEPGGPAAKAGLRDGELIQTFDGHVPGNLIRAAHFLYAKKKGDRVQMAVIVPRRTGRIVQLFSATKTATIR; from the coding sequence ATGGTCCATGTGCATGGCGCCGAGGCCAAGGCAACTTCCCATGAACCCGTCTTCCGGCATGTGGCCTTTAGGCCGCTTCAACGCTGGACTCCGGAGAGTGCGCGGAAGCAGCCTAAAGGCTGCGGTCCGCCCGCTTTTTCCGGATCGGGGTCCAAAAGCGGCAGAGATCTGCCGCGCGCCAAGACGCTGGCGCGCCGGAGCCCGATCTTTTGCGTTCCTGGTCCCGTGGCGAGATACCGAGATCGTGAAGTCACCCATGCAACGAGAGGAAACCTGCGACTGGAGAATCCCTGCGTGAAGCTGCCGACCACTTTGGCTGCACTGTTCATGCTCGGCGGTGTGGAGCACGGCTCCCTCGAAGGCCGGTTCGCCTCTGCGGCTACGCCCAGCGCGCCTCCGGACGTCCGGCGCGACCCGGTCGTCAACGCCATCGAAGAAGTGATGCCGAGCGTCGTGAACATCAGCACGGAAACGATTGTCGAAATCCGTGACCCGTTTGATCAGGTGTTTCGCGATTTTTTTGGACCGTACTGGGGCCGCCGATCGACGCGCCGCCAGAATAGCCTCGGCTCCGGGGTGATCATCGACGAGACCGGATACGTGTTAACCAACATGCACGTCGTCCGGCGGGCGAACCGCATCACCGTGACTCTCGCCGATGGAAGGACCTTCGAAGCCCAAAACGTCGTCCAAACGCTCAAGACGGATGTGGCTTTGCTGCAGTTGCTCGACACCCAGGGGGAGAAGTTCAAGGCCATCAAGTTCGCGCCGGACGACGATTTGCTCCTGGGCGAAACCGTCCTGGCGCTGGGCAATCCGTTCGGGCTCGGCGGTTCGGTGAGCCGGGGCATCTTGAGTTCCAAGGCGCGGCGGCCCAGTGCTGAGGATGAATCACTGGACATCAATGACTGGCTTCAGACTGACGCCGCGATCAATCCCGGCAACAGCGGCGGGCCACTCGTGAACTTGCGCGGCGAACTCATCGGCATCAGCGTGGCGGTGTTCCGCGAGGCTCAAGGAATCGGGTTTGCCATCCCGGTCAAGCGCGTTGCGGAGGCGCTGGGTGAAATCTTCACGCCGGAATTCATGCGCTCCCTTTGGTTCGGAGGCTACTTTCAATCCAGCGCCGCGGGCCCGACGGTATCGGTGGTCGAAGCCGGAAGCCCTGCCGAGAAGAGCGGCCTGCGGCCCGGAGACCGCGTGCTCTCGGTGAACGACAAAACGCCCCGGAACCTCGTGGAGATCAATCGCGAGCTGATGGCCGCCGGCGATCGGCGAGACGTTCGACTGGTCGTGCAGCGCGACCAGGAGAAGAAAACTCTCCAGGTGCGGCTGGTGCCGGAAGCGACCTTCTTCAACGCCGAGCTGATCCAGAAAAGACTCGGCGCCACGCTCCAGCATTTGACTCCGGCTCTCGCCGGAACCATGGGCTTCGGCCAATTTCAAGGCTTCGTAGTCGCGGAAGTCGAACCCGGCGGACCCGCGGCGAAGGCGGGATTGAGAGATGGCGAGTTGATTCAAACGTTCGACGGACATGTGCCGGGCAACCTTATCCGGGCGGCGCATTTTCTTTACGCCAAAAAGAAAGGCGATCGCGTCCAAATGGCCGTCATCGTGCCCCGCCGGACTGGCCGAATTGTGCAGCTTTTCTCCGCGACCAAGACCGCGACGATTCGTTGA
- a CDS encoding endonuclease/exonuclease/phosphatase family protein, with protein sequence MTFNLRYASPKPPNAWPQRRPVMRECIQKLNPDLIGTQEGLYPQIKDIAQDLPQYEWLGLGREGGSRGEFMAVFYRRERFEPLEYDHFWLSDTPNVIASSTWGNSNRRMVTWVKFLDRHTQRQFYFFNTHLDHQIQAAREKSAALIRERIEGLKTALPVLLVGDFNAVAGGNKAYEILVNQNGLTDTWSTAGTRRNERMSTFHGFGTPREGGDRIDWILARGPVAADATEIVTFQKDGQYPSDHFPVVAWLRLQ encoded by the coding sequence ATGACCTTTAACCTGCGTTACGCCAGCCCAAAACCGCCCAACGCCTGGCCTCAGCGGCGTCCAGTCATGCGGGAATGCATTCAAAAGCTCAACCCGGATTTGATCGGCACTCAGGAAGGACTCTATCCGCAGATCAAAGACATTGCGCAGGACCTGCCCCAGTACGAATGGCTCGGACTCGGACGCGAAGGCGGCAGCCGCGGCGAATTCATGGCCGTATTCTATCGCCGAGAGCGATTCGAGCCGCTGGAGTACGATCACTTCTGGCTCTCGGACACCCCCAACGTGATCGCGTCCAGCACGTGGGGCAATTCAAACCGGCGCATGGTAACCTGGGTGAAATTCCTGGACCGGCACACGCAGCGGCAATTCTACTTCTTCAACACCCATCTCGATCATCAAATCCAGGCCGCTCGCGAGAAAAGCGCGGCGCTGATCCGGGAACGAATCGAGGGCTTGAAGACCGCCTTGCCCGTCCTGCTCGTCGGCGACTTCAATGCCGTCGCCGGAGGCAACAAAGCCTACGAAATCCTGGTCAATCAAAACGGACTGACCGACACCTGGAGCACCGCAGGCACGCGCCGCAACGAGCGGATGAGCACTTTCCACGGATTCGGCACCCCCCGGGAAGGCGGCGACCGGATTGATTGGATTCTGGCGCGCGGACCTGTGGCTGCGGACGCCACCGAAATCGTCACCTTTCAGAAAGACGGCCAGTATCCGAGCGACCATTTCCCGGTCGTCGCCTGGCTGCGATTGCAGTAA
- a CDS encoding response regulator: MKPKILVVDDEPAALELIEFNLRAGGFDVVTAADGAEALRKSHAVVPALIVLDLMLPEVDGLEVCKMLRRSPATAAIPIMMLTAKASEVDRVIGLELGADDYVTKPFSPRELVLRVKNLLRRGQAAEGKQELIHVGQLSIDIPRHQVTVRGRKIELTSTEFKLLTLLVQRQGRVQTREQLLKDVWDYDTLIDTRTVDTHMRRLREKLGPAAKHLDTVRGVGYRCVEE, from the coding sequence ATGAAACCAAAAATCCTGGTGGTGGATGACGAACCGGCCGCCCTGGAATTGATCGAGTTCAATTTGCGCGCCGGTGGATTCGATGTCGTCACCGCCGCGGATGGGGCCGAAGCGCTCCGGAAATCGCACGCCGTTGTGCCCGCGCTCATCGTTCTCGATTTGATGCTCCCGGAGGTGGACGGGCTCGAAGTCTGCAAAATGCTGCGCCGCAGTCCGGCCACGGCGGCCATTCCGATCATGATGCTCACGGCGAAGGCCTCGGAAGTGGACCGGGTCATCGGGCTGGAACTGGGCGCCGACGATTATGTGACGAAACCCTTTAGCCCGCGCGAACTGGTTTTGCGGGTGAAGAATTTGCTCCGCCGAGGCCAGGCTGCTGAAGGCAAACAGGAACTGATCCACGTGGGCCAGCTCTCGATTGATATTCCGCGCCATCAGGTCACCGTCCGCGGGCGAAAGATCGAACTGACTTCAACGGAATTCAAACTGCTGACTCTCCTGGTGCAACGCCAGGGCCGGGTCCAGACCCGCGAGCAATTGCTCAAAGACGTCTGGGATTACGACACGTTGATCGACACGCGCACGGTGGATACCCACATGCGGCGGTTGCGGGAGAAGCTCGGCCCGGCCGCCAAACATCTCGATACCGTCCGCGGCGTCGGGTACCGCTGCGTGGAAGAGTGA